A genome region from Pseudomonas sp. N3-W includes the following:
- a CDS encoding DUF4870 domain-containing protein, producing the protein MSEEQLPLPTPSREVRQWAMFCHFSAFLGMWFPFGSLIGPLILWQVKREMDPFIDAQGKEALNFQITVAIASAVCYLLMFVLIGFALLGLVLIGALVLTIIAGIKANEGFPYRYPFTWRLVK; encoded by the coding sequence ATGAGTGAAGAGCAACTTCCGCTACCGACGCCGAGCCGCGAGGTTCGTCAGTGGGCAATGTTTTGTCACTTTTCGGCATTTCTCGGGATGTGGTTCCCGTTCGGCAGCTTGATCGGACCGCTGATTCTCTGGCAGGTGAAGCGCGAGATGGACCCGTTCATCGATGCCCAGGGCAAGGAGGCGCTGAACTTTCAGATCACCGTCGCCATTGCTTCGGCGGTCTGCTACTTGCTGATGTTCGTGCTGATTGGTTTTGCGTTGCTGGGTTTGGTGCTGATTGGCGCGCTGGTGTTGACCATCATCGCCGGGATCAAGGCCAATGAAGGGTTTCCTTATCGTTATCCCTTTACCTGGCGGTTGGTGAAATAA
- the gmk gene encoding guanylate kinase — MNHSTGTLYIISAPSGAGKTSLVKALIDADSSIRVSVSHTTRAMRPGEVNGVNYHFVEREEFVKMSEHGDFLERAEVFGNLYGTSQSHLQQTLDQGHDLILEIDWQGAEQVRKLMPQARSIFILPPSQHALRQRLTNRGQDSDEIIEGRMREAVSEMSHYVDYDYLIINDDFAHALDDLKAIFRANQLHQKRQQQRHGKLLAELLG, encoded by the coding sequence ATGAACCACAGCACCGGCACTCTCTACATCATTTCCGCGCCTTCGGGCGCCGGCAAGACCAGCCTGGTCAAGGCCTTGATCGACGCCGATTCGAGCATTCGCGTCTCCGTGTCCCACACCACCCGCGCCATGCGTCCGGGCGAAGTGAACGGCGTGAACTACCACTTCGTCGAGCGCGAAGAGTTCGTGAAGATGAGCGAACACGGCGACTTCCTGGAGCGCGCCGAAGTGTTCGGCAACCTCTATGGCACCTCGCAAAGCCACCTGCAGCAGACCCTGGATCAAGGCCATGACCTGATTCTGGAAATCGACTGGCAAGGCGCCGAGCAAGTGCGCAAGCTGATGCCGCAGGCCCGTTCGATCTTCATCCTGCCGCCGAGCCAGCACGCGCTGCGCCAGCGCCTGACCAACCGTGGCCAGGACAGCGACGAGATCATCGAAGGCCGCATGCGCGAAGCCGTCAGCGAAATGAGCCACTACGTCGACTATGACTACCTGATCATCAACGACGATTTCGCCCACGCACTGGACGATCTGAAGGCGATTTTCCGCGCCAATCAGCTGCATCAGAAGCGTCAGCAGCAGCGTCATGGAAAACTTTTGGCTGAATTGCTCGGCTAA
- the rpoZ gene encoding DNA-directed RNA polymerase subunit omega, producing the protein MARVTVEDCLNHVENRFELVMLSTKRARQLATGGKEPLVQWENDKPTVVALREIAEGLMSYEFIANAEIVEDEPLFAAFEDESNEAV; encoded by the coding sequence ATGGCCCGCGTAACCGTTGAAGACTGCCTGAACCACGTGGAAAACCGTTTTGAACTGGTCATGCTGTCCACCAAGCGTGCCCGTCAACTGGCCACCGGCGGCAAAGAGCCACTGGTTCAGTGGGAAAACGACAAGCCTACCGTTGTAGCGCTGCGTGAAATCGCTGAAGGCCTGATGAGCTACGAGTTCATCGCCAATGCCGAGATCGTCGAAGACGAACCGCTGTTCGCAGCGTTCGAGGACGAGTCCAACGAGGCCGTCTAA
- the spoT gene encoding bifunctional GTP diphosphokinase/guanosine-3',5'-bis pyrophosphate 3'-pyrophosphohydrolase has translation MPSIDALADRLSTYLGKDQVNLVRRAYFYAEQAHDGQRRRSGEAYVTHPLAVANILADMHMDHQSLMAAMLHDVIEDTGIAKEALQAQFGETVAELVDGVSKLTQMNFETKAEAQAENFQKMAMAMARDIRVILVKLADRLHNMRTLEVLSGEKRRRIAKETLEIYAPIANRLGMHAIRIEFEDLGFKAMHPMRSARIYQAVKRARGNRKEIVNKIEESLSHCLAVDEIQGEVSGRQKHLYGIYKKMRGKRRAFNEIMDVYAFRIIVDKVDTCYRVLGAVHNLYKPLPGRFKDYIAIPKANGYQSLHTTLFGMHGVPIEIQIRTREMEEMANNGIAAHWLYKSNGDEQPKGTHARARQWVKGVLEMQQRAGNSLEFIESVKIDLFPDEVYVFTPKGRIMELPKGSTAVDFAYAVHTDVGNSCIACRINRRLAPLSEPLQSGSTVEIVSAPGARPNPAWLNFVVTGKARTHIRHALKLQRRSESISLGERLLNKVLNGFDSSLEKVSPERVKAMLTEYRLELIEDLLEDIGLGNRMAYVVARRLLGEGEQLPSPEGPLAIRGTEGLVLSYAKCCTPIPGDPIVGHLSAGKGMVVHLDNCRNISEIRHNPEKCIQLSWAKDVTGEFNVELRVELEHQRGLIALLASSVNAADGNIEKISMDERDGRISVVQLVVSVHDRVHLARVIKKLRALTGVIRITRMRA, from the coding sequence ATGCCGAGCATAGACGCCCTCGCCGATCGCTTATCGACCTACCTCGGCAAGGACCAGGTCAACCTGGTCCGTCGAGCGTATTTCTACGCCGAACAAGCCCACGACGGCCAGCGCCGCCGCAGCGGCGAGGCGTACGTCACGCATCCTCTTGCCGTGGCCAATATTCTTGCCGACATGCACATGGACCATCAAAGCCTGATGGCCGCGATGCTGCATGACGTGATCGAAGACACCGGTATTGCCAAGGAAGCGCTGCAAGCGCAGTTCGGCGAAACCGTGGCCGAACTGGTCGACGGGGTCAGCAAACTGACCCAGATGAATTTCGAGACCAAGGCCGAAGCCCAGGCTGAAAACTTCCAGAAAATGGCCATGGCCATGGCCCGCGACATTCGCGTGATCCTGGTCAAGCTGGCCGACCGCCTGCACAACATGCGCACGCTGGAAGTGCTGTCCGGCGAAAAACGCCGGCGCATCGCCAAGGAAACCCTGGAAATCTATGCGCCCATCGCCAACCGGCTGGGCATGCACGCCATCCGCATAGAATTCGAAGACCTCGGCTTCAAGGCGATGCACCCGATGCGTTCCGCGCGGATCTACCAGGCGGTCAAACGCGCCCGGGGCAACCGCAAGGAAATCGTCAACAAGATCGAAGAGTCCCTGAGCCACTGCCTGGCTGTCGATGAAATCCAGGGTGAGGTCAGCGGTCGTCAGAAACACCTCTACGGCATCTACAAGAAAATGCGCGGCAAGCGTCGGGCCTTCAACGAGATCATGGACGTCTACGCGTTCCGGATCATCGTCGACAAGGTCGATACCTGCTACCGCGTACTGGGTGCTGTGCATAATTTGTACAAGCCGTTGCCGGGGCGCTTCAAGGATTACATTGCGATTCCCAAGGCCAACGGCTACCAGTCGCTGCACACCACGCTGTTCGGCATGCACGGTGTACCGATCGAGATCCAGATCCGCACCCGTGAAATGGAAGAGATGGCCAACAACGGCATCGCCGCCCATTGGCTGTACAAATCCAATGGCGACGAGCAACCCAAAGGCACGCATGCCCGCGCCCGCCAGTGGGTAAAAGGCGTGCTGGAAATGCAGCAACGCGCCGGCAACTCGCTGGAATTCATCGAAAGCGTGAAGATCGACCTGTTCCCGGACGAGGTCTATGTGTTTACGCCCAAAGGCCGGATCATGGAACTGCCCAAGGGCTCCACGGCGGTCGACTTTGCCTACGCGGTGCACACCGACGTCGGCAACAGCTGCATTGCCTGCCGGATCAACCGTCGCCTCGCACCGCTGTCCGAACCGCTGCAAAGCGGCTCTACGGTCGAGATCGTCAGCGCGCCCGGCGCCCGGCCAAACCCGGCATGGCTCAACTTCGTGGTCACCGGAAAGGCGCGGACTCACATTCGTCACGCCCTGAAACTGCAACGCCGCTCCGAATCCATCAGTCTTGGCGAACGCCTGCTGAACAAGGTGCTGAACGGTTTCGACAGCTCGCTGGAGAAAGTCTCGCCGGAGCGCGTCAAGGCGATGCTCACCGAATACCGACTGGAGCTGATCGAAGACCTGCTCGAAGACATTGGCCTGGGCAACCGCATGGCCTACGTCGTCGCCCGCCGCCTGCTTGGCGAAGGCGAACAACTGCCGAGCCCGGAAGGCCCGCTGGCAATTCGCGGCACCGAAGGCCTGGTACTCAGCTACGCCAAGTGCTGCACGCCGATCCCGGGCGACCCGATTGTCGGTCACCTGTCTGCGGGCAAAGGCATGGTGGTGCACCTGGACAACTGTCGCAATATCAGCGAAATCCGCCACAACCCGGAAAAATGCATCCAGCTCTCGTGGGCCAAGGATGTTACCGGCGAATTCAATGTCGAGCTGCGCGTCGAACTGGAACACCAGCGCGGCCTGATTGCCTTGTTGGCCAGCAGCGTCAACGCGGCCGACGGCAATATCGAAAAAATCAGCATGGACGAGCGCGATGGTCGCATCAGCGTGGTCCAACTGGTGGTCAGCGTGCACGACCGTGTACACCTGGCCCGCGTGATCAAGAAACTGCGCGCCCTGACCGGGGTGATTCGCATCACCCGCATGCGCGCCTAA
- the exbB gene encoding tonB-system energizer ExbB, whose amino-acid sequence MTPNQFLASPTKRPRAWSAVAALLLSLMLAPTAAFADAQAPATPAAASADHAAPAAAPVALDPVQAVDANAEDAPEVLEPDNSLGMAHDLSPWGMYQNADIIVKIVMIGLAIASIITWTIWIAKGFELMGAKRRLRSEIVHLKKATTLKEASATATKQGTLANLLVHDALEEMRLSANSREKEGIKERVSFRLERLVAACGRNMSSGTGVLATIGSTAPFVGLFGTVWGIMNSFIGIAKTQTTNLAVVAPGIAEALLATALGLVAAIPAVVIYNVFARSIAGYKAQVSDASAEVLLLVSRDLDHLPPERSSQPHMVKVG is encoded by the coding sequence ATGACACCCAATCAATTCCTCGCTTCGCCAACCAAACGACCTCGCGCCTGGAGCGCGGTGGCCGCCCTGCTGCTCAGCCTGATGCTGGCGCCAACCGCCGCTTTCGCTGATGCACAAGCGCCGGCCACTCCAGCCGCGGCCAGCGCTGATCACGCAGCACCTGCCGCCGCACCCGTTGCACTTGACCCGGTCCAGGCCGTCGACGCCAACGCTGAAGACGCGCCAGAAGTGCTCGAACCCGACAACTCGTTGGGCATGGCGCACGACCTGTCGCCATGGGGCATGTACCAGAACGCCGACATCATCGTGAAAATCGTGATGATCGGTCTGGCCATCGCATCGATCATCACCTGGACCATCTGGATCGCCAAGGGCTTCGAGCTGATGGGCGCCAAGCGTCGTCTGCGTAGCGAAATCGTCCACCTGAAAAAAGCCACCACCCTTAAAGAAGCCAGCGCGACCGCGACCAAGCAAGGCACCCTCGCCAACCTGCTGGTCCACGACGCCCTGGAAGAAATGCGCCTGTCGGCCAACAGCCGCGAGAAAGAAGGCATCAAGGAACGCGTCAGCTTCCGCCTTGAGCGCCTGGTTGCAGCCTGTGGCCGCAACATGAGCAGCGGCACCGGCGTGCTCGCCACCATTGGTTCCACCGCGCCGTTCGTCGGTCTGTTCGGCACCGTGTGGGGCATCATGAACAGCTTCATCGGCATCGCCAAAACCCAGACCACCAACCTCGCCGTCGTGGCTCCCGGCATCGCCGAAGCCTTGCTGGCAACCGCGCTGGGCCTGGTTGCGGCGATTCCTGCCGTGGTGATCTACAACGTCTTCGCCCGCTCCATCGCCGGTTACAAGGCGCAGGTTAGCGACGCTTCGGCAGAAGTCCTGCTGCTGGTCAGCCGCGACCTGGATCACCTGCCGCCCGAGCGCAGCTCGCAACCGCACATGGTGAAAGTGGGGTAA
- a CDS encoding RidA family protein, translated as MTKTVITSDKAPAAIGTYSQAIKAGNTVYMSGQIPLDPKTMELVEGFEAQTVQVFENLKAVAEAAGGSFKDIVKLNIFLTDLSHFAKVNEIMGKYFDQPYPARAAIGVAALPKGSQVEMDAILVIE; from the coding sequence ATGACCAAGACAGTTATCACCAGCGACAAGGCCCCGGCCGCCATCGGCACTTACTCCCAGGCGATCAAGGCTGGCAACACTGTTTACATGTCCGGTCAGATTCCACTCGACCCGAAAACCATGGAACTGGTCGAAGGCTTCGAAGCCCAGACCGTCCAGGTGTTCGAGAACCTCAAGGCCGTGGCTGAAGCCGCTGGCGGTTCGTTCAAGGACATCGTCAAACTGAACATCTTCCTCACCGACCTGAGCCACTTCGCCAAGGTCAACGAGATCATGGGCAAGTACTTCGACCAGCCTTACCCTGCTCGCGCCGCCATCGGCGTAGCGGCCCTGCCAAAGGGTTCGCAGGTTGAAATGGATGCCATTCTGGTCATCGAGTAA
- the pyrE gene encoding orotate phosphoribosyltransferase, translating to MQAYQRDFIRFAIDRGVLRFGEFTLKSGRTSPYFFNAGLFNSGSALAQLGRFYAAAIVESGIAFDVLFGPAYKGIPLAATTAVALAEHHERDLPWCFNRKEAKAHGEGGSLVGAPLTGDVLIIDDVITAGTAIREVMQIIASQDGAKAAGVLIALNRQERGNGELSAIQEVERDFGIPVISIVSLNQVLEFLADDPQLKQHLPAVEAYRAQFSV from the coding sequence ATGCAAGCGTATCAGCGCGATTTCATTCGTTTTGCCATCGATCGCGGCGTTTTGCGCTTCGGTGAGTTCACCCTGAAGTCCGGGCGTACCAGTCCTTACTTCTTCAATGCCGGCCTGTTCAACTCGGGTTCGGCCCTGGCACAACTGGGTCGTTTCTACGCGGCAGCCATCGTCGAGAGCGGCATTGCGTTCGACGTACTGTTTGGCCCGGCCTACAAAGGCATTCCGTTGGCGGCGACTACCGCGGTGGCGCTGGCTGAACACCATGAGCGCGATCTTCCATGGTGCTTCAACCGCAAGGAAGCCAAGGCCCACGGCGAAGGCGGCAGCCTGGTTGGCGCACCGCTGACCGGCGATGTGCTGATCATTGACGACGTGATTACCGCTGGCACCGCGATCCGCGAGGTGATGCAGATCATCGCTTCCCAGGACGGCGCCAAGGCCGCCGGCGTGCTGATCGCCCTGAACCGTCAGGAGCGTGGCAACGGTGAGTTGTCGGCGATCCAGGAAGTGGAGCGTGATTTCGGCATTCCGGTGATCAGCATTGTTTCGCTGAACCAGGTACTGGAATTCCTGGCGGACGATCCGCAGCTCAAGCAGCATTTGCCTGCTGTAGAAGCCTACCGAGCCCAATTCAGCGTCTGA
- a CDS encoding SDR family oxidoreductase: protein MSAPSVLIAGCGDIGSRLATQLLVGHWQVHGLRRSVSRLPAGVTGIAGDLFSEQCPAEWPTGPLDYLVYSAAATEHDEAGYRAAYIEGLQHVLGWLEQHGQQPRRILFVSSSSVYGQQDGEWVDETSPTVASGFSGRLMLEAEQVALDSGMPASIVRLTGIYGPGRERLLTQVREGYHVAIDPPLYGNRIHAEDAAGLLAFLLEADRRGVALDDRYIGVDDAPVPLAEVVGWLREYLGVTEWAKDAAVRRTGSKRCSNARAKALGWVPRYASYREGYAAILEGRC, encoded by the coding sequence ATGTCTGCGCCTTCTGTTTTGATTGCCGGTTGCGGTGATATCGGCAGCCGTCTGGCCACGCAATTGTTGGTCGGGCACTGGCAGGTCCATGGATTGCGCCGCAGCGTTTCGCGGCTGCCGGCGGGGGTAACAGGCATTGCGGGCGACTTGTTCAGCGAGCAATGCCCGGCTGAGTGGCCGACCGGCCCGCTGGACTATCTGGTGTACAGCGCGGCTGCTACCGAGCATGACGAGGCAGGTTATCGCGCGGCTTATATCGAGGGTTTGCAGCATGTGCTGGGCTGGCTGGAGCAGCATGGCCAGCAGCCCAGGCGCATTCTGTTTGTCTCCAGCAGCAGTGTTTATGGTCAGCAGGACGGTGAGTGGGTCGATGAGACTTCGCCGACTGTCGCCAGTGGATTTTCGGGACGCTTGATGCTGGAAGCTGAGCAAGTCGCACTCGACAGCGGTATGCCGGCAAGTATCGTGCGTTTGACCGGCATCTATGGGCCGGGGCGTGAGCGACTGCTGACGCAGGTTCGCGAGGGATATCACGTGGCAATCGATCCGCCGTTGTACGGCAATCGCATTCACGCGGAGGACGCGGCAGGGCTGCTGGCGTTTTTGCTTGAGGCGGATCGGCGGGGTGTGGCGCTGGATGATCGGTACATCGGTGTCGACGATGCGCCCGTGCCGCTGGCCGAAGTGGTGGGCTGGTTGCGCGAGTATCTGGGGGTGACCGAGTGGGCCAAAGACGCGGCCGTGCGCCGTACCGGCAGCAAGCGTTGCAGCAATGCGCGGGCGAAGGCGTTGGGTTGGGTGCCGCGGTATGCGAGTTATCGCGAGGGCTATGCAGCGATTCTTGAGGGTCGTTGCTGA
- the rph gene encoding ribonuclease PH — MKRPSGRVADQLRSIRITRNYTKHAEGSVLVEFGDTKVICTVSVENGVPRFLKGQGQGWLTAEYGMLPRATGERNQREASRGKQGGRTLEIQRLIGRSLRAALDMSKLGDVTLYVDCDVIQADGGTRTASITGAMVALVDALKVIKKRGGLKGGDPLKQMIAAVSVGMYQGEPVLDLDYLEDSAAETDLNVVMTSTGGFIEVQGTAEGAPFQPEELNAMLELAKKGMNEIFELQKAALAD, encoded by the coding sequence ATGAAACGTCCAAGTGGTCGCGTTGCCGATCAGCTCCGCTCGATCCGCATTACCCGCAACTACACCAAACACGCCGAGGGATCTGTACTGGTCGAGTTCGGTGATACCAAGGTCATCTGCACGGTCAGCGTCGAAAATGGCGTGCCGCGTTTCCTCAAGGGGCAGGGCCAAGGCTGGTTGACCGCCGAATACGGCATGCTGCCGCGCGCCACCGGCGAGCGTAACCAGCGTGAAGCGAGCCGTGGCAAGCAAGGCGGCCGTACTCTGGAGATCCAGCGTCTGATCGGTCGTTCCCTGCGCGCAGCGCTGGACATGTCGAAACTGGGCGATGTCACCCTGTACGTCGATTGCGATGTTATCCAGGCCGATGGCGGCACCCGCACTGCATCCATCACCGGCGCCATGGTTGCCCTGGTTGATGCCTTGAAAGTGATCAAGAAGCGTGGCGGCCTGAAAGGCGGCGACCCGCTCAAGCAAATGATCGCGGCTGTTTCGGTCGGTATGTACCAGGGCGAGCCTGTGCTTGACCTCGACTACCTGGAAGATTCGGCTGCCGAGACTGACCTGAACGTGGTGATGACCAGCACTGGCGGCTTCATTGAAGTCCAGGGCACCGCCGAAGGCGCGCCGTTCCAGCCAGAAGAGCTGAACGCGATGCTGGAGCTGGCGAAGAAAGGCATGAACGAAATTTTCGAATTGCAGAAAGCCGCACTGGCTGACTGA
- a CDS encoding YicC/YloC family endoribonuclease: protein MVHSMTAFARVEKAGVQGTLSWELRSVNSRYLEPHLRLPESFRDLEGAVREALRQGLSRGKLECTLRFTEESTGKALQVDRERAAQLVAAAETIAGLIKNPAALNPLEVLAWPGVLVGDATDPQALNAEALALFNQGLKELKAGREREGAELARLINERLTSIEEDVVTLRELVPQMLATQRQKVLDRFTDMKAELDPQRLEQEMVMLAQKSDVAEELDRLSTHIIEVRRVLKSGGAAGRRLDFLMQELNREANTLGSKAFDPRSTTAAVNLKVLIEQMREQVQNIE from the coding sequence ATGGTGCACAGCATGACCGCCTTCGCCCGCGTCGAAAAAGCCGGCGTCCAGGGCACCCTGAGCTGGGAGCTGCGCTCGGTCAACAGCCGCTACCTGGAACCGCACCTGCGCCTGCCCGAGTCGTTTCGCGACCTCGAAGGCGCGGTCCGCGAAGCGCTGCGCCAGGGCCTGTCCCGGGGCAAGCTGGAATGCACCCTGCGTTTCACTGAGGAAAGCACCGGCAAAGCATTGCAAGTGGATCGCGAGCGCGCCGCGCAACTGGTGGCGGCCGCCGAGACCATCGCCGGCCTGATCAAGAACCCGGCCGCGCTGAACCCGCTGGAAGTCCTGGCCTGGCCCGGCGTGCTGGTGGGCGATGCCACTGACCCGCAAGCCCTGAATGCCGAAGCACTGGCGCTGTTCAACCAGGGCCTCAAAGAACTCAAGGCCGGGCGCGAGCGCGAAGGCGCTGAGCTGGCGCGGTTGATCAATGAACGCCTGACTTCCATTGAAGAAGACGTAGTGACCCTGCGCGAACTGGTTCCGCAAATGCTCGCCACCCAGCGCCAGAAAGTCCTCGACCGCTTCACCGACATGAAAGCCGAGCTGGACCCGCAGCGTCTGGAACAGGAAATGGTCATGCTCGCGCAAAAGAGCGACGTGGCCGAAGAACTGGATCGCCTGAGCACTCACATCATCGAAGTTCGCCGGGTGCTCAAGTCCGGCGGTGCGGCCGGTCGGCGCCTGGACTTCCTGATGCAGGAACTCAACCGCGAAGCCAACACACTGGGCTCCAAGGCCTTCGATCCGCGCAGCACCACGGCGGCGGTCAACCTCAAGGTGTTGATCGAACAAATGCGCGAACAAGTGCAGAACATTGAGTAA
- a CDS encoding exodeoxyribonuclease III translates to MRIISVNVNGIQAAVERGLLSWLQAQNADVICLQDTRASAFELDDPAFQLDGYFLYACDAEVPAQGGVALYSRLQPKAVISGLGFETADRYGRYLQADFDKVSIATLLLPSGQNGDEDLNQKFKLMDDFARYLDKQRRKRREYIYCGSLYVAQQKLDIKNWRDSQQSPGFLAPERAWMDEIVGNMGYVDALREVSREGDQYSWWPDNEQAEMLNLGWRFDYQLLTPGLRRFVRSARLPRQPRFSQHAPLIVDYDWTLTI, encoded by the coding sequence ATGCGGATCATCAGTGTGAACGTCAATGGTATTCAGGCTGCAGTCGAGCGTGGTTTGCTCAGTTGGCTGCAAGCACAGAATGCCGACGTCATCTGCCTGCAGGACACCCGCGCCTCCGCCTTTGAACTGGACGATCCAGCTTTCCAACTGGATGGCTACTTCCTTTATGCCTGCGATGCCGAAGTACCCGCCCAAGGTGGCGTGGCTTTGTATTCGCGGTTGCAACCGAAGGCTGTCATCAGCGGTCTCGGCTTCGAGACGGCCGACCGCTACGGGCGTTACCTGCAAGCCGATTTCGACAAGGTCAGCATCGCGACCTTGCTGCTCCCTTCGGGGCAGAATGGCGATGAAGACTTGAACCAGAAGTTCAAGCTAATGGACGATTTCGCCCGTTATCTGGATAAACAGCGACGCAAACGTCGCGAGTACATTTATTGTGGCTCGCTGTACGTGGCGCAACAGAAGCTGGATATCAAGAACTGGCGCGACAGCCAGCAATCCCCGGGCTTCCTGGCACCTGAACGTGCCTGGATGGACGAGATTGTCGGCAACATGGGCTATGTCGATGCCCTGCGCGAAGTCAGCCGTGAAGGCGACCAGTACAGCTGGTGGCCGGACAACGAACAGGCCGAGATGCTCAACCTGGGCTGGCGTTTCGACTACCAGTTGCTGACCCCCGGCCTGCGCCGCTTCGTACGTAGCGCACGCCTGCCGCGTCAGCCACGGTTCTCGCAGCACGCACCACTGATCGTGGACTACGACTGGACGCTGACTATCTAA
- the exbD gene encoding TonB system transport protein ExbD — MGLHLKEGADDDLAENHEINVTPFIDVMLVLLIIFMVAAPLATVDIKVDLPASSAKPAPRPEKPVFLSVKADQRLFLGEDEVTAEALGATLDAKTKGKKDTTIFFQADKGVDYGDLMSVMDNLRAAGYLKVGLVGLESAVKK; from the coding sequence ATGGGCCTGCATTTGAAAGAAGGCGCAGACGACGATCTGGCCGAGAACCACGAAATCAACGTCACGCCGTTCATCGACGTGATGCTGGTGCTGTTGATCATCTTCATGGTGGCCGCACCGCTGGCCACCGTGGACATCAAGGTTGACCTGCCCGCCTCCAGCGCCAAGCCGGCGCCGCGTCCAGAGAAACCGGTGTTCCTCAGCGTCAAGGCTGACCAGCGCCTGTTCCTCGGCGAAGACGAAGTGACAGCCGAAGCACTGGGCGCCACGCTCGACGCCAAGACCAAGGGCAAGAAAGACACGACGATCTTCTTCCAGGCCGATAAAGGCGTGGACTACGGCGACCTGATGAGCGTAATGGACAATCTGCGCGCTGCCGGTTACCTGAAAGTGGGTCTGGTCGGTCTCGAGTCGGCAGTCAAGAAATGA
- the argB gene encoding acetylglutamate kinase yields MTLEREAAANTAKVLSEALPYIRRYVGKTLVIKYGGNAMESEELKTGFARDIVLMKAVGINPVVVHGGGPQIGDLLNRLSIESHFIDGMRVTDAQTMDVVEMVLGGQVNKDIVNLINRHGGSAIGLTGKDAELIRAKKLTVTRQTPEMTQPEIIDIGQVGEVVGINTDLLNLLVKGDFIPVIAPIGVGANGESYNINADLVAGKVAEALKAEKLMLLTNIAGLMDKSGKVLTGLSTQQVDELIADGTIYGGMLPKIRCALEAVQGGVGSSLIIDGRVPNAILLEIFTDTGVGTLISNRKRH; encoded by the coding sequence ATGACCCTCGAACGCGAAGCCGCCGCCAACACCGCCAAGGTCCTGTCCGAAGCGCTGCCTTACATTCGCCGCTATGTCGGCAAGACCCTGGTGATCAAGTACGGCGGCAACGCGATGGAAAGCGAGGAGCTGAAAACCGGCTTCGCCCGCGACATCGTGCTGATGAAAGCCGTGGGCATCAACCCGGTGGTGGTTCACGGCGGCGGTCCGCAAATCGGCGACCTGCTCAACCGCTTGTCGATCGAAAGCCACTTCATCGATGGTATGCGCGTCACTGACGCCCAGACCATGGACGTGGTGGAAATGGTCCTCGGCGGCCAGGTCAACAAGGACATCGTCAACCTGATCAACCGCCATGGCGGCAGCGCCATCGGCCTGACCGGTAAAGATGCCGAGCTGATCCGGGCGAAAAAGCTCACCGTGACCCGCCAGACGCCAGAAATGACCCAGCCGGAAATCATCGACATAGGCCAGGTCGGCGAAGTGGTCGGCATCAACACCGACCTGCTGAACCTGCTGGTCAAAGGCGACTTCATCCCGGTGATCGCGCCCATCGGCGTCGGCGCCAACGGCGAGTCGTACAACATCAACGCCGATCTGGTGGCCGGTAAAGTGGCTGAAGCACTGAAAGCCGAAAAGCTGATGCTGCTGACCAACATCGCCGGCCTGATGGACAAGTCGGGCAAGGTCCTGACCGGCCTGAGCACGCAGCAGGTCGACGAGTTGATCGCCGACGGCACGATCTACGGCGGCATGCTGCCGAAGATCCGCTGCGCGCTGGAAGCGGTACAGGGCGGCGTCGGCAGCTCGCTGATCATCGACGGCCGGGTGCCGAACGCGATTTTGCTGGAGATCTTCACCGATACCGGTGTGGGTACATTGATCAGCAATCGCAAGCGTCACTAA